The DNA region TCTCAAAGGTATATGTACATACACTTAGATAATTTTTAATGCAGATGTTCTCAAAAACACTTCATATCTAGATTTTCAAATGGCTCCCTTGGTTTGAGTTGTGTGTTGTGGATCCCGTACGTGAGCATGGCTTCATTTTCAATACCACAAGAAACGTACAGGATATCGACTGTCCCATAATGATAATGCACGCTGAAGATGATCCCGTCATACCTTTTTTCCTCGGCGAAAGGGTGATATATGAAGGGAAAAAGGATTATaccatttttaattcaattaattttttagaACTTCAATATTACCAGTCAAAATAGGAAACCTTCCCAAGGTCAAGTATTCTTTCATCCATTCGCCGCAAAAAAAGGTTATGGACATGTAGGATGTACCCAAGATCCTGAAGTGCCGAAATATATAGAGTAAGTAGAGTTGCAGGAAAATAACGATAACGAaacttttattcatttatttcatcagcAATCAGAAAACAATTCTATAATCTAATTATTCAACAATAACAAGATCACAGGGAAGGACACATCCattaatttaatgaaaaaacacAATAAATAGAGTGTAGAACATTGAAGATATTCTTAGTGTAGAACATCGACGAATATATTCTTTCTAATCCTCATTATTTCAGGGAGTTCATGTCAGAATGTGAGAAATGGAAGAACGAAAGAGCACGTCTTCAGAAAAAATTGAACGGAACCATATCTGGGAGAGTTTGAATTTTCTACAATCATTCTCTTTAGTGATGTATCGAGGCGCCATGCTCCATCTTCGTTGCTTTTATTGAATGATAAGTCGTCAAGAGTAAATAAAATTTCATACATGATAGCACTTTTTGTGAGCTGTGTAACGTATAATTTTCGtaaataattcattctgtgAAATTAAGTAAACAGATTCTTTTTCGCCATAACTGAAAAATGGGATATCGAAGAATAGATTTAAATTAAGGTGTTCAAATAATCCACCTTTTTGAGCAAAAGAGTAACCAAATCTATTATGTCATATGTCTGAGCAGATTCGGCATAGTTGCTTTATTGGCGCAAAGTTGGCTTATTTTGGACCTTGATTCGCCACTGTATCAATTTCCATAAACCAAATTTTTCAGATATACTCAAAGAAAAATCAGAGCAGTACAACATATACACTGCAGCATCCCTACTATGCGATTAAACTGTCATTGAAAGAGAAAACTCGTTCATTCAATTTCGCATCACACTGTGGTTTCGATTCTTTCACTAGATCCTAACCAACATTGAATTTCCGCGCCTATCAAATTTGAGTAATTCTCCAACCTATCGATCCATGGTCTAACATAATCTATAACAACTTAACCAATTTCGCCAACAATAATAATTACCATAAACCAAAACGAAAGTCctaattgaagaaaaaacaaaaataacaattttagaACTTTATTTcaatatgttgaaaaagaaaACTGATGATCACAATAAGAAAATCACGAAACACCGAAGTAAAAACtagaaaataaataacaaaacaaAGAGGTTTCTTGAAGGTTAATAAATAGATTGAATTTAGAGTTGTAACGTATTTGTTTCATTGATTGCATTCCTTACGAAACTCCTGAAACAGAAATTATGATCAGTTGATAAATAAGTTCTCTTGTGcatattgtttttgaattaatGTCATCATTACTAAAAGCTGAATTAGATTAGATGATTCTCATTCACATGAGAAGCAGCACTACAATTGCAGCAAGGAGACGATGTTGAGCAACATGACGTCACTATAGGAGGAGGAGAGTTATTTAACCACGACACATGTTTCGCTATCAAAGTATAGCATCTTGAGATGGGTGGAGGtaaactgaattatttgaaaCCTGAAGAAAAGATATTAACGGACATATCAACAAGCAACTATAAATATACTTATTATTTCTAATTATTTCGGAGATAAAGGAAGagtccgaaaagtatcaatttccaaaatcgccctgtatttcatgaacggaaacagttatgcaaaatctgattaggccaacttgggtttcacaaaaaagtagaacaggaacgtgaaaaccgcaaggctctatcttgaataacaagcgagaaacctggctgtctcacacAAAATGGGATGCATTGTACACATAGGTATGTATATGAGTATATGTATTTATGTATATCAGAATACACAATTAAAATCTAAAGGAAGATGATAGTTTTCCATCTCTTAAGACATGGAAAAAATATTCTGCCAATTGGcagaatttttttatgtatttttataCACTCTTCTATTCCATATTCGACAACAGACTCCCGATGTGTACTTGCTCTATAATTATTTTAATTGTATTTAGAATAGGGTTAATTGcttgttatatattttttcgttggaaccaaataattcagttcacctgaagatgctactgtgatattGTAACACGCGTGGTGGTTAAATGAGTCATGTTAGTGAAAAACACGTAAATTAGTTTTTAGTTTCATATAAATTCAGGCTCAGTGATATGGGAATCGCAATACCAATAATATGAAGGATTATTTTGTCCATCTTGGCTCGAAAAGTTTAATAATAAAATGAAGCAATACTCGGAGTCTGGTGAAGATGAAAAGAGATACCTACAGATGGCTGAAATTAATGAATATGAAAAATCTCGAGCGAAATACAActgcaatgaaattttgttataatCCATTATCACGTGAAAAATCTAATTGTATTTCAAACTATAGTTACCACCTGTCATTCCAGacagaatgttaaatttttttgcAGTGATTTCCATATCATCAAAAAACATTTTATATTGCTGATAGACTTACTGTACGATATCTGAAAGTTCCGGAGCAGCCACAATATACCGGTGACCATAATGAAATTTCCTCGGGAATGTTTGAAGTTGGACGGTACCTTGACTTTCAAGTCTTCTTTCAGAAGCTACATCGTATAGCTAGAGAAAAAAGGTTTAATTCTATAAGATTTCCAGGAATTactcctaagtcgataagttACATTTAAGTGGAGAGTAATGCTCGCATAGCATACACATAACCAGTTACATATATGGAATTTCCAATTTCCTAGAGTTGAGTAAGTTAGTCTCGCCTATCCCTATAGGGATAGGCTATAGAGAATATCATCCCTATAGGGATGATATTCTTATTTGGATACAGTTGGAAGcataaaaacaataaaacagAATAGAATAGCAGCTTGACTGGACCAGAACTTCTTTGTCAACCATTAAAATCTGTTCATGTATTTGCAGTTTCATAGTTCCACAAATTTCCTTAAAGATATTGAATGAGTAACAGTTTACCTTTTTGCCTAATTTAAAAGGGACCGTTCCATCATCTTCTGCATGAAGAATGAGTATTGGACAATCTGCATCAAGGATGTATTCGTCACTTTGGAAGCGAAAACCGCTTTCTATAATAGGATCAACTATACAGGAATCGAACCAAGGGAGGTGACGGAAcagctgaaattttttttcaaagtttttctattgaaatatttcaaaatagttTATTTACCAGAGTAGGGGGAAACTCCGCTACTTCGTCATGCATATTATTGAATGGGGCTTCCAAAATAATGCCAGTAGGAACATAATTATTTTTCTTGAGCGTCTTCGCAGAAGCCAATGTTATGCTACTTCCTAGAGAATGCCCCCACAGGAACAAGTGACCGTCAGGTGGTATTTTGCTACGAATCCAATTCACCATGAACACACTGTCATCAACCACGCCAGCTTCAGATGGTGGTGGATCGACAGATGAATCGCCATAACCTGAAATTATAATTAGAGTTGAACAGCGAGTATTCTCttctaaaaaaaaagataaggTAGCATTCAGATATGAACTTTCCAGGtaattgaaaatgaaagtattttctTTTCTCGTAGGAAACTGAATTTTTACAACAAATTACTTGACAAAAATGGTAGTCCTGACGTGATTACGCAAGCAGTGTGTTGCATTTTTCATAACTGGTTGATATATCTTCCGTATGAAGACCAAGAATTTAAAATAGAAATACCCTTCAATAGAATTTATTCAGTAAATTCACTCACCCCTGTAGTCAAAAGCTATCACATGAAAGAAGTTCCTCAAAAATTTATAAAGTTCAACCCTATGTCCAGTGGCCCTACTTCCTGCATTTCCATGATTGTACAATACTACATTTTGACCATTACCGAGAGCAGTTTCAAAATATTGCTCGTCAGTACGATCTACGATTAAACGAGAAGGTAATATTTGCCAGACTCCCAGCTTAACACCATTATTGTCCAGTAGGAGATTTCTTGCTCCATCTAACCCGAACAATTTCGGATCACTGTAGTTATCATTCCTCGGTAAGTTAACTGCAATAAAGATCAAAACATTATGCAGGCAGAGCGTTTGATCAAAGCATCAGTCATTAATAATAATGGCGGCATTATTTGAAGGAGTGCTCAGGAATAATTCGAATAACATCTCCAGAAGCCTCGCTTTTGTTACAAAATCAACACAATGTATAATGTATATTAAACTTCAATGAGAGATCACTCATTTGTTTGCATACTATAACTATAATGATTAGTAAGTAAAATTAATCAACCATCACATCATATAATCaaaatgttctcgaaactctATATTGCAAGGAAGTGCAAATATCTAGGTGTTATCTTGGACAGCCAACTCAACTGGAGGAAACACAGAAAAGACTCTTTCCAAAGCCACGGCGGCCTTGTGCGCAAGCAAAAGACTCTTTGAAAAGACATGGGCATGAAACTCTGGCTATATACACAGGGGTTATACGCCCTATTGTCACCTATGCGTCTCTAGTATGGTGAACAAAACCGAAGAGGTCACCACATGCAACCGATTGCAGATACTGCAAAGGCTGACCTGTGTTGGTGTTACGGAAGCTATGCACACAGCTCCTACAGCAGCCTTTGAGGCCATACTTCTTTCTGCCTTCCCTACACTTACATGTGTAGCAAAAGTAATTTTAGTAAAAAATTAAACATAATAAAACAGATCGCGGTGAAAAACGGTTATAAATCAAAATTAATAGACAAACTAATCACAAATATAAAGTAATAGAGTAGGTAGTAAAAATTAACAAACTTTTTGAAATCGGAAGGTATCAAATTAGCTTTTAAAACGGAAAATACTCTACGTAAATACATAAAGGATAATAAAGATGCAACGAATAAGGGAGATAAATGTGGAGTTTATAAACTTGTAGTGATTGTTCATCTTTTTATATAGGTCATACTGGCATaaaatttcagaaaagaatATTAGAACACAGAAATTGTTTCATCAAGGGAACTGGAAGTTCTACGTTTGCTGAGCATCTGTAGAATGCAAACAACAACTTCAACGAaatcttcgaaattttgcataTAAAAGATAGAAAAGT from Coccinella septempunctata chromosome 1, icCocSept1.1, whole genome shotgun sequence includes:
- the LOC123317277 gene encoding lysophosphatidylserine lipase ABHD12-like isoform X5 yields the protein MLLVKRRHFAKRITILTLKVVIVLNLALFVLIPVIFKFSYTLQRKAVFLNYVNLPRNDNYSDPKLFGLDGARNLLLDNNGVKLGVWQILPSRLIVDRTDEQYFETALGNGQNVVLYNHGNAGSRATGHRVELYKFLRNFFHVIAFDYRGYGDSSVDPPPSEAGVVDDSVFMVNWIRSKIPPDGHLFLWGHSLGSSITLASAKTLKKNNYVPTGIILEAPFNNMHDEVAEFPPTLLFRHLPWFDSCIVDPIIESGFRFQSDEYILDADCPILILHAEDDGTVPFKLGKKLYDVASERRLESQGTVQLQTFPRKFHYGHRYIVAAPELSDIVQSFVRNAINETNTLQL
- the LOC123317277 gene encoding lysophosphatidylserine lipase ABHD12-like isoform X4 — protein: MLLVKRRHFAKRITILTLKVVIVLNLALFVLIPVIFKFSYTLQRKAVFLNYGPISLKIAALLNFNLPRNDNYSDPKLFGLDGARNLLLDNNGVKLGVWQILPSRLIVDRTDEQYFETALGNGQNVVLYNHGNAGSRATGHRVELYKFLRNFFHVIAFDYRGYGDSSVDPPPSEAGVVDDSVFMVNWIRSKIPPDGHLFLWGHSLGSSITLASAKTLKKNNYVPTGIILEAPFNNMHDEVAEFPPTLLFRHLPWFDSCIVDPIIESGFRFQSDEYILDADCPILILHAEDDGTVPFKLGKKLYDVASERRLESQGTVQLQTFPRKFHYGHRYIVAAPELSDIVQSFVRNAINETNTLQL
- the LOC123317277 gene encoding lysophosphatidylserine lipase ABHD12-like isoform X3, whose protein sequence is MLDLYILFVKDVWVYIITILTLKVVIVLNLALFVLIPVIFKFSYTLQRKAVFLNYGPISLKIAALLNFNLPRNDNYSDPKLFGLDGARNLLLDNNGVKLGVWQILPSRLIVDRTDEQYFETALGNGQNVVLYNHGNAGSRATGHRVELYKFLRNFFHVIAFDYRGYGDSSVDPPPSEAGVVDDSVFMVNWIRSKIPPDGHLFLWGHSLGSSITLASAKTLKKNNYVPTGIILEAPFNNMHDEVAEFPPTLLFRHLPWFDSCIVDPIIESGFRFQSDEYILDADCPILILHAEDDGTVPFKLGKKLYDVASERRLESQGTVQLQTFPRKFHYGHRYIVAAPELSDIVQSFVRNAINETNTLQL
- the LOC123317277 gene encoding lysophosphatidylserine lipase ABHD12-like isoform X7 — translated: MSGFTFNLPRNDNYSDPKLFGLDGARNLLLDNNGVKLGVWQILPSRLIVDRTDEQYFETALGNGQNVVLYNHGNAGSRATGHRVELYKFLRNFFHVIAFDYRGYGDSSVDPPPSEAGVVDDSVFMVNWIRSKIPPDGHLFLWGHSLGSSITLASAKTLKKNNYVPTGIILEAPFNNMHDEVAEFPPTLLFRHLPWFDSCIVDPIIESGFRFQSDEYILDADCPILILHAEDDGTVPFKLGKKLYDVASERRLESQGTVQLQTFPRKFHYGHRYIVAAPELSDIVQSFVRNAINETNTLQL
- the LOC123317277 gene encoding lysophosphatidylserine lipase ABHD12-like isoform X6; the protein is MSGFTCPISLKIAALLNFNLPRNDNYSDPKLFGLDGARNLLLDNNGVKLGVWQILPSRLIVDRTDEQYFETALGNGQNVVLYNHGNAGSRATGHRVELYKFLRNFFHVIAFDYRGYGDSSVDPPPSEAGVVDDSVFMVNWIRSKIPPDGHLFLWGHSLGSSITLASAKTLKKNNYVPTGIILEAPFNNMHDEVAEFPPTLLFRHLPWFDSCIVDPIIESGFRFQSDEYILDADCPILILHAEDDGTVPFKLGKKLYDVASERRLESQGTVQLQTFPRKFHYGHRYIVAAPELSDIVQSFVRNAINETNTLQL
- the LOC123317277 gene encoding lysophosphatidylserine lipase ABHD12-like isoform X2, which produces MVVTGLSYDSSTFNRCSYSSVNFGDDDECRKCGRYRHKCKLICKSRLIRITILTLKVVIVLNLALFVLIPVIFKFSYTLQRKAVFLNYVNLPRNDNYSDPKLFGLDGARNLLLDNNGVKLGVWQILPSRLIVDRTDEQYFETALGNGQNVVLYNHGNAGSRATGHRVELYKFLRNFFHVIAFDYRGYGDSSVDPPPSEAGVVDDSVFMVNWIRSKIPPDGHLFLWGHSLGSSITLASAKTLKKNNYVPTGIILEAPFNNMHDEVAEFPPTLLFRHLPWFDSCIVDPIIESGFRFQSDEYILDADCPILILHAEDDGTVPFKLGKKLYDVASERRLESQGTVQLQTFPRKFHYGHRYIVAAPELSDIVQSFVRNAINETNTLQL
- the LOC123317277 gene encoding lysophosphatidylserine lipase ABHD12-like isoform X1, giving the protein MVVTGLSYDSSTFNRCSYSSVNFGDDDECRKCGRYRHKCKLICKSRLIRITILTLKVVIVLNLALFVLIPVIFKFSYTLQRKAVFLNYGPISLKIAALLNFNLPRNDNYSDPKLFGLDGARNLLLDNNGVKLGVWQILPSRLIVDRTDEQYFETALGNGQNVVLYNHGNAGSRATGHRVELYKFLRNFFHVIAFDYRGYGDSSVDPPPSEAGVVDDSVFMVNWIRSKIPPDGHLFLWGHSLGSSITLASAKTLKKNNYVPTGIILEAPFNNMHDEVAEFPPTLLFRHLPWFDSCIVDPIIESGFRFQSDEYILDADCPILILHAEDDGTVPFKLGKKLYDVASERRLESQGTVQLQTFPRKFHYGHRYIVAAPELSDIVQSFVRNAINETNTLQL